DNA from Lactobacillus johnsonii:
TTGTTTGATCTAGATAAATTTTGGCAATTTTTTAATGCTGAGATGAAAAAAAGCTACAGCACGGTTGCCTATAATGCTTGGTTTAAAAATACTAAACCAATTTCCTTTAATAAAAAGACAAAAGAAATGATAATCGCTGTTGAATCACCCGTTGCAAAGGGATACTGGGAAAAGAACTTAGCTTCTCAACTCATTCAAGAAGCATATGCTTATGCCGACATGGAAATTCAACCTAAATTTGAAGTTGCAGGTAAAGAAGGTCCTGAACGTTTAGTTACACCACAACCACGAATTAAAACTAATCAAGAAATATTAGAAAATCGCAGAGATGAATTTGCTCAAGACCTTCAACTAAATAGCAAGTATACTTTCGATACCTTTGTTCAAGGTGAGGGAAACAAGCTGGCAGCGGGTGCAGCCTTAGCAGTCGCTGATAATCCGGGAAGTTTTTACAATCCTTTGTTTATTTTTGGTGGGGTCGGTTTAGGTAAAACCCACTTAATGCAAGCCATTGGACACCAGATGTTGGCTGAAAAACCACATGCAAAAGTGGTTTATATTCAGAGTGAAACTTTCGTAAATGATTTTATTAACTCAATAAAAAACAAAACTCAGGCTGAATTTCGTAATAAGTATCGGAACTGTGATCTCCTATTAGTAGACGATATTCAATTCTTTTCTAAAAAAGAGGGAATCCAGGAGGAATTCTTCCATACTTTTGAAACCCTTTATAATGATCAAAAACAGATTGTTATGACTAGTGATCGTCTACCAACCGAAATTCCTGAATTATCAGAACGTTTAGTTTCACGCTTTGCTTGGGGACTACAAGTTGAAATTACGCCTCCAGATTTAGAGACTAGAATTGCGATTTTGCGAAAAAAGGCTGAAACCGATGGCCTAGCAATTGACGACAGTACCCTTGACTATATTGCTTCACAAGTTGATACCAATATTCGTGAACTCGAAGGAGCTTTAGTTAAAGTTCAAGCCCATGCAACAATTGAGCGCGAAGATATTAATGTTGACTTAGCCAAAGAGGCTCTAGCTGACTTAAAGTTGGTACAAAAAAATAGGGGGCTTCAAATTTCTAAGATTCAAGAAGTTGTGGCCAACTATTTCCAAACCTCAACTACTGAACTAAAGGGTAAGAAGCGTGTAAAACAAATTGTTGTTCCTCGACAAATTGCAATGTATTTGTCTCGTGAGTTAACAGATTCTAGTTTGCCTAAAATTGGACAGGAATTTGGCGGTAAGGATCACACAACTGTAATGCATGCTTGCGATAAAATTTCGCGTGCCTTAAAAACTGATGCTGAAATTAAAGCAGCTGTGTATGATTTAAAGGCTATGCTTGAACACTAAAAGTTAATAACATGTGGATAACTTTTAACTTTGTCCACATTTATTAAACATGCAAAAGTGTGTTTTATTCAGGTGTTTGGCTACTTTCCCACAGATTCCACTGGCCCTACTACTACTTCTAAGTATTTAAATATATAATTAAATAAAACAACTTACATATAATTTCACAGGAGGTAAACGATGCAGTTTACAATTAATCGTAATTTATTCCTCGAAAACCTAAATAATGCTATGCGTGCAATTTCTTCACGTGCTACTATTCCAATATTAAGTGGTATAAAACTTACCCTTACAGATGAAATGCTTACTTTAACCGGTAGTGATACTGACATTTCTATTGAAATTCAAATCCCAGTAAACGATGATTTAATTGTTCAATCTACGGGATCGATCGTTCTACCAGCACGATTTTTCAGTGAAATTGTAAAAAAATTACCAGGTAAAGATTTTTCATTTGAAGTAAAAGAAAGTTTTCAAACAAAAATTGTTTCTGAAAATACCGAATTCATGATTAATGGTTTAGATGCAAACAATTATCCACACTTACCAGAAATTTCTACTGATGCATCATTCAAAATTTCTGGTAAAACATTTAGAGAAATTATTAACGAAACTGTTTTTGCAGTCGCTACTCAAGAAAGTCGTCCAACTTTAACTGGTGTTAACTTTATCTTCAACAATTCATCAATTAAAGCAGTTGCTACCGACAGTCACCGACTATCTCAACGTCAAATTTCTCTAGAAAATGGTCCTCAAACAAGTACTGACTTAATTATTCCTGGAAAGAGCTTAGTAGAATTATCCCGAATTATCGGAGAAAGTGATCCCGAAATCACAGTAAATCCTGGTGAAAATCAAGTTTTATTTGAAGTTGGAAACATTGCGTTCTATTCACGTTTACTTGATGGACAATATCCAGACACTGATCGGTTAATTCCAACTGAATCTACAACATCAGTTGAATTTGAATTACCAGTTTTAGCTCGTTCTCTCGAACGTGCCAGTCTTCTTACTCACGAAAGCCGTAATAATGTGGTTAAGATGACTCTTGATGTTCAAAATCAATTGGTTAAACTCCAAGGTGATTCACCGGAGATAGGAAATGTGGAAGAAGAAATTGGCTTTAAGAATCTTGAAGGAGAGGGATTAACTATTTCCTTCAATCCTGATTATCTAAGAGAAGC
Protein-coding regions in this window:
- the dnaA gene encoding chromosomal replication initiator protein DnaA, translating into MFDLDKFWQFFNAEMKKSYSTVAYNAWFKNTKPISFNKKTKEMIIAVESPVAKGYWEKNLASQLIQEAYAYADMEIQPKFEVAGKEGPERLVTPQPRIKTNQEILENRRDEFAQDLQLNSKYTFDTFVQGEGNKLAAGAALAVADNPGSFYNPLFIFGGVGLGKTHLMQAIGHQMLAEKPHAKVVYIQSETFVNDFINSIKNKTQAEFRNKYRNCDLLLVDDIQFFSKKEGIQEEFFHTFETLYNDQKQIVMTSDRLPTEIPELSERLVSRFAWGLQVEITPPDLETRIAILRKKAETDGLAIDDSTLDYIASQVDTNIRELEGALVKVQAHATIEREDINVDLAKEALADLKLVQKNRGLQISKIQEVVANYFQTSTTELKGKKRVKQIVVPRQIAMYLSRELTDSSLPKIGQEFGGKDHTTVMHACDKISRALKTDAEIKAAVYDLKAMLEH
- the dnaN gene encoding DNA polymerase III subunit beta; amino-acid sequence: MQFTINRNLFLENLNNAMRAISSRATIPILSGIKLTLTDEMLTLTGSDTDISIEIQIPVNDDLIVQSTGSIVLPARFFSEIVKKLPGKDFSFEVKESFQTKIVSENTEFMINGLDANNYPHLPEISTDASFKISGKTFREIINETVFAVATQESRPTLTGVNFIFNNSSIKAVATDSHRLSQRQISLENGPQTSTDLIIPGKSLVELSRIIGESDPEITVNPGENQVLFEVGNIAFYSRLLDGQYPDTDRLIPTESTTSVEFELPVLARSLERASLLTHESRNNVVKMTLDVQNQLVKLQGDSPEIGNVEEEIGFKNLEGEGLTISFNPDYLREALRASITDSIIMNFTQPLRPFTVIPAKQDVNFTQLITPVRTF